One window from the genome of Saprospiraceae bacterium encodes:
- a CDS encoding PD40 domain-containing protein — MLRFVSLMLCVLFQLHNMEAQVNAGLYRFPDVSKDQIVFSYSNDLWLVPKTGGTATKLSSPVGVESFPKFSPDGKEIAFSANYDGNTDVYLVSVNGGIPQRLTYHSMTDRVINWHPDGSKILFASGRESEKERFNQFYTISRNGGNPDKLPLPYGEFGSYSPDGNQLALVFRSEVFRTWKRYRGGDVADIYLFNLENKASENISSKIDAGEELPMWHGSKIYYLSDNGPEKRMNLWEYDLNSKTRSQLSFFKEYDVHFPSIGPEEIVFEAEGKLYLFHLNNKQLKEIKVNIVSDRIALKNSIETVDKLIQNVSIAPDGNRVLVEARGDVFSLPAENGFVKNLTSSCGIAERAPIWSPDGKTIAYWSDQSGEYELWIQSTEGKFEPKKITSYGPGFRYQAYWSPNSKKLAFIDKAMQIKVLDINTGLTTDVDKGMRMSHGPLLGFKVNWSADSRWMAYHRDLDNYHNAVFIFDMQNNKSHQITSGYYECNNPVFDPEGKYLYLLTNQYFQPSYSDLDNTFIYANSTQLAAISLLKTTPSLLYVKNDTVEIKKEDIVADENSKDKKKSKSATKDTASGKKPVISPVEIDFTGIESRLELLPLKAGNYGNLSAVKGKIIYQKYPNTGASANSKASTVFYDIEKREEKTIMDDSEDYLLCANGSKMLIVKNGSFAVIKPEENQKFEKPIRINEMEMTIEPMKEWRQLLIDAWRLERDYFYDGDMHGVNWEQVKQRYLKMLEGVTTREELNFILGEMIGELNASHTYNGGGDEEQAIRKNVGYLGINWQAEGNFYKIKNIIRAADWDAEVRSPLDAVGLQIKEGDYILAVNGNSLNTSQEPAAFMQGLANKAIELTYNTTPDWKNAKKIIVQTIANEARLRHLAWIESNRKWVDANSNGEVGYIYVRSTGLDGQNELVRQFNAQWQKKALIIDERFNNGGQIPDRFVELLNREPLAFWAIRDGKSWPWPPYAHFGPKVMLINGWSGSGGDAFPDYFRKKKLGPLIGARTWGGLIGISGVPGLIDGGGITAPTFRMYNPDGTWFKEGHGVDPDIEVMEDLTALSNGKDAQLIRALQETQSLLKNKAYKMPEVPGKEIR; from the coding sequence ATGCTACGTTTCGTATCACTTATGCTTTGTGTGTTATTTCAGTTACACAACATGGAGGCGCAAGTCAATGCCGGATTATATCGCTTTCCAGATGTTTCAAAGGATCAAATCGTTTTTAGTTACTCAAATGATTTATGGTTAGTCCCTAAAACAGGTGGTACCGCAACAAAACTGAGTTCACCGGTTGGGGTGGAAAGTTTTCCAAAATTTTCACCTGATGGTAAAGAGATCGCATTTTCAGCAAATTATGACGGGAATACGGATGTTTATTTAGTTTCTGTAAATGGAGGGATTCCACAAAGACTCACCTATCACAGCATGACAGACCGGGTAATCAACTGGCATCCGGATGGAAGTAAAATTTTGTTTGCATCGGGTCGGGAAAGTGAAAAAGAGCGCTTCAATCAATTTTATACGATATCCAGAAATGGAGGCAATCCAGATAAATTACCCTTACCCTATGGGGAGTTCGGCAGCTATTCGCCAGATGGAAATCAATTGGCATTGGTATTTCGTTCTGAGGTTTTCCGTACCTGGAAGCGTTACCGGGGTGGAGACGTTGCAGATATTTACCTTTTTAATTTAGAAAATAAAGCCTCTGAAAACATATCTTCTAAAATAGATGCGGGCGAAGAATTGCCTATGTGGCATGGTTCAAAAATTTACTACTTATCTGATAATGGCCCTGAAAAACGAATGAATCTTTGGGAATACGATCTAAATTCTAAAACTCGCAGTCAATTAAGTTTTTTTAAAGAATATGACGTACATTTTCCGTCCATCGGACCTGAAGAAATTGTTTTTGAGGCTGAAGGAAAATTATATTTATTTCATCTTAACAACAAACAATTAAAAGAAATAAAAGTAAACATTGTATCAGACCGAATTGCTCTTAAAAATTCAATTGAAACGGTTGATAAATTAATTCAAAATGTATCCATTGCACCAGATGGAAATCGGGTTTTGGTCGAAGCTAGAGGGGATGTATTTTCATTGCCGGCTGAAAATGGTTTTGTAAAAAACCTTACTTCAAGTTGTGGCATTGCAGAACGCGCTCCTATATGGTCTCCAGATGGAAAAACAATTGCTTATTGGAGTGATCAATCGGGTGAATATGAATTGTGGATCCAAAGTACGGAAGGTAAATTTGAACCGAAAAAAATTACCAGCTACGGTCCTGGTTTCAGATACCAAGCTTATTGGTCACCAAACAGTAAGAAATTAGCATTTATTGACAAAGCCATGCAAATAAAAGTATTGGATATCAATACAGGGCTTACTACGGATGTTGACAAGGGAATGCGCATGTCGCATGGTCCTTTACTTGGATTTAAAGTCAATTGGTCAGCGGACAGTCGATGGATGGCTTACCACCGGGATCTTGATAATTATCACAATGCAGTTTTTATTTTTGATATGCAAAATAATAAAAGCCATCAGATAACCAGTGGATATTATGAATGCAACAATCCAGTATTTGATCCTGAAGGAAAATACCTTTACTTGCTAACAAATCAATATTTCCAACCATCATACAGCGATCTGGATAACACCTTTATTTATGCGAATTCCACACAGCTGGCTGCAATTAGTTTATTAAAAACAACTCCTTCCTTACTTTATGTCAAAAACGATACGGTTGAAATTAAAAAAGAAGACATCGTTGCGGATGAAAATTCAAAAGATAAAAAGAAATCCAAATCAGCTACTAAAGACACTGCATCTGGTAAGAAACCAGTTATTTCACCCGTAGAAATAGATTTTACGGGAATTGAATCCCGTTTGGAATTACTTCCTCTCAAAGCAGGAAATTATGGAAACCTGAGCGCTGTTAAGGGTAAAATTATCTATCAAAAATATCCAAACACGGGTGCGTCTGCAAATAGTAAAGCATCTACTGTTTTTTATGACATTGAAAAACGTGAAGAAAAAACTATAATGGATGATTCCGAAGATTACTTGCTCTGTGCAAATGGTTCTAAAATGTTGATTGTAAAAAATGGATCATTTGCTGTAATCAAACCGGAAGAAAATCAAAAATTTGAAAAACCAATTCGTATAAATGAAATGGAAATGACGATTGAACCCATGAAAGAATGGCGTCAATTGCTCATAGATGCCTGGCGTTTGGAGCGAGATTATTTTTATGATGGGGATATGCATGGTGTCAATTGGGAACAAGTTAAACAACGTTATTTGAAAATGCTTGAAGGGGTTACCACGCGGGAGGAATTGAACTTTATATTGGGTGAAATGATCGGCGAATTGAATGCATCTCATACTTATAATGGGGGGGGCGATGAAGAGCAGGCAATCCGTAAAAATGTTGGGTATTTGGGCATCAACTGGCAAGCAGAAGGAAATTTTTATAAAATTAAGAACATTATCCGCGCTGCAGATTGGGATGCAGAAGTACGCTCCCCATTAGATGCAGTTGGTTTACAAATTAAAGAAGGGGATTATATTTTGGCTGTAAATGGCAACTCGTTAAACACAAGTCAAGAACCAGCGGCCTTTATGCAAGGTCTTGCAAACAAAGCCATTGAATTAACCTATAACACCACTCCAGATTGGAAAAATGCAAAGAAAATTATTGTTCAAACAATTGCCAATGAAGCTCGTTTAAGACATTTAGCATGGATAGAATCCAATCGCAAATGGGTGGATGCAAATAGCAATGGTGAAGTAGGATATATTTATGTTCGCAGTACCGGATTGGACGGACAAAATGAGTTGGTCCGTCAGTTTAATGCACAATGGCAGAAAAAAGCATTGATCATTGATGAACGCTTTAACAATGGCGGACAAATTCCTGATCGTTTTGTCGAATTATTAAATAGAGAACCTTTGGCGTTTTGGGCCATTCGTGATGGTAAATCTTGGCCATGGCCACCCTACGCTCATTTTGGTCCAAAAGTTATGCTAATTAATGGTTGGAGTGGTTCTGGTGGTGATGCCTTCCCTGATTATTTTAGAAAGAAGAAATTAGGACCGCTAATTGGTGCTCGTACCTGGGGTGGACTTATTGGAATCAGTGGGGTTCCTGGATTAATTGATGGGGGCGGAATTACTGCACCTACTTTCAGAATGTACAATCCGGACGGCACTTGGTTTAAAGAAGGTCATGGAGTGGATCCAGATATCGAAGTTATGGAAGATTTAACTGCACTTTCGAATGGTAAGGATGCGCAATTGATAAGAGCATTGCAGGAAACACAAAGCTTATTAAAAAACAAAGCTTATAAAATGCCGGAAGTTCCAGGAAAGGAAATAAGGTAG
- a CDS encoding DUF4256 domain-containing protein, whose translation MSKNSKKELNSTQITELLEILKSRFDKNMQRHKNLDWNQVQAKLKAQPGKLWSLQEMEQTGGEPDVIDYDKKLDDFIFCDCSVESPKGRRSLCYDREALISRKEFKPENSAMDLAETMGIELLTVENYRDLQKLGTFDAKTSSWIKTPAAIRNHGGALFGDFRYGTVFIYHNGASSYYAARGFRGLLRV comes from the coding sequence ATGTCTAAAAATAGTAAAAAGGAACTTAATTCAACTCAAATTACTGAGCTGCTAGAGATTTTAAAAAGTCGTTTTGATAAAAACATGCAACGTCACAAAAATCTTGATTGGAATCAAGTACAAGCGAAACTTAAAGCTCAGCCCGGTAAACTTTGGTCACTCCAAGAAATGGAACAAACGGGTGGTGAGCCAGATGTTATTGATTATGATAAAAAATTGGATGATTTTATTTTTTGTGATTGTTCGGTTGAGAGTCCAAAGGGCCGGAGAAGTTTATGTTATGATCGCGAAGCCTTGATTTCAAGAAAGGAATTTAAACCTGAAAATAGTGCAATGGATTTGGCAGAAACCATGGGCATTGAACTATTGACTGTAGAAAATTATCGGGATTTACAAAAACTTGGAACCTTCGACGCAAAAACTTCGAGTTGGATAAAAACACCTGCTGCAATTAGAAATCATGGCGGTGCATTATTTGGTGATTTTAGATACGGTACTGTATTTATATACCACAACGGTGCATCATCGTATTATGCGGCAAGAGGATTTCGGGGATTGTTACGCGTTTAA